A window of Treponema pectinovorum genomic DNA:
GCTCACCAAAAAAGTGATTACATAATCTTCTAGCGACATAGTTACGCTCATCATAAATCCAGAAACTATTCCTGGCATTATCGCAGGAATTATGACTTTAGTAAGAGTCTGCATTTCATTTGCCCCAAGGTCGTGGCTTGCTTCTATAATAGAAAGGTCAAAATCTTCAACACGAGCACTAACCATAAGATAAACGAACGGAAGACAAAAAGTTGTATGCGCAATAAAAATTGTAAGCAGTCCCAGGCTCATCTTTATAGCACTAAAAAATATCAGGAGAGAAAGTCCCATTATAACTTCTGGCAAAACCATAGGCAAAAAACTTATAGTTTGGATATAGTTTTTTCCAGTGAATTTGTACCAACTAACCCCTAACGCAGCAAGTGAACCCAAAATAGTTGCAACGACAGAAGACGAAATTGCAACTATAAAACTGTTAAACAGGGACTGCCAAAGCGGTTTAGAATCAAAAATCAACTTTTGGTACCAGACAAACGAAAATCCTGTAAAAGTTGTATCTTTTGACGCATTAAAAGAATAGAAGATTATGACAATCAAGGGCAAAAATAAAAATAAAAAGCACAAAAATAGGACTGTCTTAGAAAAACTGAATTTTGGTTCGCGACGTTTCCAGCCGCGTTTTGCATGTCGAAAATTTTCACTCGGTTTTACTTTTCTTGGTGCAAATAGATTGAAAGGGTTGTGTTTCATTATTTTACTCCGCAAGTTGATGTTACATCTTCTTTTGTAGAAAGTTTTTTAAGTGCTGCATCTTTTTTGCTGGAATATAGCATCCAAAGGATTCCTGCCATAGAAAGTAATGTTAAAATCATAGAAAAAGCAGAAGCCAATGGCCAGTTTCTTATCTTCTGCACTTGGTCCACAATTACGTTTCCAATCATATAGCTGTCTTTTCCGCCGACGATGTTTGGAACAGTGTAAGAGCCAAAAATAGGAATGAATGTAAAAATCAACGCAGAAATTATACCGCTGCGTATTCCTGGAAGCAAAACTTTTGTCATTGATTGTGGCTTTGTCGCTCCCAAATCGCGAGCTGCCTCCAAAAGTGAAAAATCAAATCTGTCTACAGCGGTAAAGATTGGCAGAATCGCATAAGGAAGATACATGTAAATGCTTAAGATTATGACCGCACCGTTTGTGTACATAAATTTTACAGGTTTAAAAACCGCTTCAGGATTTCCTGTAACCTCGTTCCAGAGCTTAAAGAAAAATCCCAAAATCATATTTAGCAAACCGTTATCGCCTAAAATCGTTATCCAAGCGAAAATTCTTATAAGCGAATTAGTGAGAAAAGGAATAATTACTAGAATCAAAAGAATTGTCTGGTGTTTGCTTCTTGCCATTGCGTATCCGCAAGGTAGAGAAATTAAAATCGTAACCAGAGTTGAGATTGCACTAATCCATAAAGTCCTTAACAAGATAATTCCGTAAGCAGGGCGAAACATCTGTCCAAAGGCTTTTAAACTGAATTGTGCAATTACAGAGCCGTAAACATCTCTTTTCATAAAAGCGTATGCCACGATTATTACTAGCGGAATTACAAAAAACAAACTGAACCACAAACCCATGGGCCAAGCATAAATTGGACCTGGATTTGATTTTTTGAATGCTTTATCTCTTGCTTTGCGTACAAATTTGAGCAAAAAACTTTCTTTATTGTTTTCCATCACAAACTTTTCCTATCAAGTTGAATTAAAACTTTTTAACAGTGGCTTTATTTTTCGATGTCTTCGACTATATATCCGTCTTCTGCCGACCAAGATATATAAACGGTGTCTTTCCACTGAATTTCAGGACCGTCATCCAAATAGTTTGTATGCTGTTTGTAGACGTTTATTATAGTTCCAGTTTTTTCCAGTTTTACAATGAACTTAGATTGAAATCCGGTGTAAACGGGTTCTTCAACTATGCCTTTAAAAACGTTTATGTCTTTTCTGCCTTTTACATCAGGTTCGTTTAAAGTTATGCGAATTTTTTCTGGACGGATTGTAAATGCCACCGCCTGCCCTTCATCGGTGTGTTCGTAATCTGTAACAAGGATATTTTTATCTTCTTCTTTAGTCGCTTGGGTGTCGCCAGAAAGTTGTGCCTGCATTCCCAAAGCTGGAACATTGAGCGTTACCATATATTCTTCGCCGGTTTTTGCCTTGTAGCTTTCACAGTTTACAACCTTTGATTCAAAAAGATTTGTCTCTCCAATAAATTGAGCTACGAACTGTGTTGCAGGACTTTCATAAATTTCATAAGGAGTTCCAATTTGTAGAACATTTCCCTTGTTCATAACGGCAATTCTATCAGAAACTGCAAGAGCTTCTGTTTGATCGTGTGTTACAAAGATAAAAGTAATTCCAATTTTATCGTGCAGTCTGTCTAATTCAACAAGCAGGTTTGAACGCAACTTTGCATCCAATGCAGAAAGTGGTTCGTCAAGCAATAAAACTTTTGGTTCGTTTATAAGCGCTCGTGCGATTGCGACTCTCTGTCTTTGTCCGCCAGAAAGTTGATTTGGTTTTTTATACATGTGTTCTTCGAGTTGTACCAAAGAAAGATATTCACGTACTTTTTTTTCTACAGTTGCATTGTCTGTTTTTTTTAGTCTTAGAGAAAAAGCCACATTTTCAAAAACGCTCATATGCGGAAAAAGTGCATAACTTTGAAAAACAGTATTTGAGTGTCGCTTGTTTGGAGGCACCCCTACAACATTTGTTTCATCAAAAAGAATAGCGCCTTCATCAGGATTCTCAAAACCCGCAATAATACGCAGCAACGTTGTTTTACCACAGCCGGAAGGTCCCAACAGCGTAAAAAATTCACCCTGCCTAATCGTAAAATTAATATTGTTTAGTGCAATAAAATCACCAAACTGCTTAGACACGTTGGTAATCGTAACCTGGCTACCGTTCAAAATGCGTACCTCTTAATTTATAAGCCAACTTCAGGAGGCTTTGATAAAAAACAGCATATCTGCATAAAGAGTAAAATAAGATTATTAGGACAAATTGTCTATAAGTTTTAAGAATTTTTCAGAAAATATTTTGGGCGGCTTTTGCTTCGCAAAACCGTGCTTTGCGGGGCTGCGCCTTTCGGCTCCGAACAAACGCAGTTCTTCGCCCTGCGTTTGTTTTCGCTTGCGCTTCCCCCTCCAATCACTGCCGCACTGTCGCACAGGAGGTGTGACCTACAATAAACTTCGACAGTTTTGCAAAAACTGTCTTTCATTTTTTCTATATAAGATATTCAAGAACCATATAGATGATGGTTCCGCCAAAAATGCTTATCATGCTGTTCCTTTTCCAAAGGTGCAAAAAAACCGTAAAAATTACACCTGCAATAGCAGGAATTCCCCATGGAGAAGCGGTAAAAGTCATATATTTTGGATCAATCAAACAATAGATTATCAAAACTCCAATCACCATTGCAGGAATGTACTGCTCTATAAAGCTCAAAAGTTTAGGCGGTTTTCGTTTGCTAAATAGCATAAAAGGAAAGGCTCTCAATAAAAACATTAAAACTGCACTCGCCAAAGTTGCAATAACAGCCTGTAATAAAGTAAGTCTCATTTTTATTGCCTCCTCTTATCAAAAATTCCTCGAACCAAAAGGAGAACCGCAATTCCAAGCGAAAGCGATACTATCAAAACCTGTTGTGCAGGCAGTATTCCAAGTCGAGAGAGAATTATTGCAAGTGTGGCAGTTCCTATTCCGCACAACGAAGGGAAAAAATCCTTGCTCTTTTTTATCTGCTCAATCATAAGAACAATAAACAGCGAATTAAGTGCAAAATCCACTCCTGCAAAACTGAACGGCAAAACTGTTCCCAATAAGGCGCCAATCAAGCCACCTAAAAGCCAGTACGACCAGTTCAACGCTGCAATCAAGCTGTAAAATTCTCCAGGGTGTTCTCCTTCTGGAACTTCACAGGTTGTCGTAAGAGCGTAGGTCTCATCTGTTAAAGAAAAAATCAAAAAGAATTTCCAATTTCCAACATTAGTTCTCTTATATTTTTTTAAGAGAGAAAGTCCGTAAACTATGTGCCGTATGCCAACAAAAAATTGGGTTATCAAAAAAGTTGGAAGGCTTGCACCTGCTGTCATAAGTCCAATTCCAATATATTGTCCAGTTCCCGAAAAAATGGTTAGCCCCATAAACAAAGACATCCACCACGGATACCCTGCGTTTACAACCATAAGTCCAAACGGAATTCCTATAGAAATGTAACCAAAAAAAATCGGCAATGTCAGTTTTACTGCCCTGCGTGCAGAATTCTTTTTTAACATGGTAGCGATTGTATCATTTTGTCCTATTTGATGAAACAGTTTTAGTATGATAAAGTTTTTTATGTAAGAGAGATTTGCATTAAAAATGTACGAAAAAGTGGGAGTAAAAAATGATAGCAATTTTGTTCGGTATGGCTTTAATAGCCTTTACTGTTTGTGCCTGCCTGCCAAATGTTTTAGGCTGGAGTGAATACATAATCTTTGTTCTAAAAGGACTCTCTCCAATCATTGCTGCCCTTGTTGGAATAATTGCAATTTTTATAGGTTTTGCAGATATTCAGGATAAAAAAGAAGCACGCAAAGAAGAAAAAGAAGCCGAAAAAGCGGCTCAAAACCAAGGTTAATAAAATTTTTCAATAATGCGTAATGCTCTTTCATTCTTAATTGCATGGAGTATGAGTTCCAGTTCAATTTTGCTGTGAAAATGCTAGAAAAAAAAGAAAGCGAGCAACCCTGTTTTCAATGTAATTGATAGACACTTTATTGACCAAATCAAATAAAAAATTTATATTATCTATCCCCGTATATGCGCAGATAATGCTTCAACATCTGCGGAGTGTGATTTTTGAAGATGCAAATCAAAATGAACACAAGAGACTTTTTAGTACAAGGTATATACAAATGAAAACTTTATTCGTTAAAGAGTATGAACAAAAACGTGACTGGTACGTTATAGACGCTGCCGGAAAACCGCTCGGACGTGTTGCCGCAAAAGCTGCATCAGTTGTTCGTGGAAAAAACAAATCTACTTTTACGCCTAATCAGGCTATGGGAGACTTTGTTGTTATCATCAATGCAGACAAAGTTGTCGTTACTGGAAACAAAGAAGAAGGCAAACTTTATCGCCATTACACAGGCTATGTAGGTGGTCTTCGCGAATATTCTTTCGCAAAACTTTTGGCAAAAAAGCCTACCGAGCCACTTACTAGAACAATTGCTGGTATGCTTCCTAATGGTCGTCTTGGACGCAAAATGATGGACAGCGTAAAAATCTATGCTGGTTCTGATTATCCACAGAAGGCTCAGAACCCAAAACCGCTTGAAGTTTAAGTTAGGAGTCCACTTATGGTAAAGAATATTGCAATTGGTACAGGTAGAAGAAAGACTGCTACAGCTCGTGTATTCTTGCGCGACGGCAGCGGAAAAATTGTTGTAAATGGAAAAGATTTAGCTGATTATTTTGATACTGAAGATCAAATTCGTATCGTGCATCAGCCACTTTTGGTTACAAGCAATGAGAATAAATTTGACATTCTCATAAATGTTACTGGTGGCGGACTTGTTGGACAGGCAGAAGCATGTCTTCACGGTCTTTCAAGGGCGTTGCTTCAAGTTGATCCTGATGCTCACACATCTCTAAAAGCTAACGGATTCCTTACTCGTGATAGCCGCATGGTTGAACGCAAAAAGTACGGTCAGCGTGGTGCACGTCGCAGATTCCAGTTCTCAAAGCGTTAAGAAATTCTTTTGGCATCCAGTTCAATTTTGTTCAGGGTGTCTTGTTTCTTAAGAATTCAAAATGCGCTTAGAATCAGTAAAACAGGTTGCGTCAGATGTTGTAGAAATTACCGCAGATGATAGGCCTGTTTTTTTTGTCAGAGAAGCTTTTTTGCAAAATTTAAAAATAGACGACTTTGCAAAAGGAAAAGAATTTTTTGGAGAAGAGGAAGAAGAAATTCTTCAAGCGGCACTCATTTTTTCTGCTGAATGCAAGGCAGAAGAATATCTTGCTCGCTGTGAGCAATGCAGATTTTCTCTTGAAAAAAAACTTATTCAAAAAAATCATTCAAAATCGTCTGTAAAAACTGCTCTTGACTGGCTCGAAGCAAAGGGGCTTTTGGACGATAGCCGATTTTGTCGTTCATGGTTACGCTCTCATGTTATTTCAAAACCGCAAGGACGGCCACGGCTCGTAAGTGAACTTTGTTCGCGAGGAATAAAAACTTTTGTTGCAAGGCAGGCCGTTGACGAGTTTTTGGAGATTGCAGAAGAAGAAAAATTATGCAAGCGCTGTTTTATAAAAGCAACAGCTATGGGGAAAAAAGACGAAAAATTGATAAAATATATGATAGATTCCGGTTTTTCGTATAAAATGGTATCGAGATTTATAGATATAAAAGAAAACTAAATACAAAAAAAGTCGGAGAGGCTTTTGAGGAATGTTGATGAAAAATAATAAACCGCAAGTTTTTTCGGCATTGGAAGTAGCAAATATCTGCGGCGTCGTAAATCAGACGGCAATAAACTGGATAAAAGGTGGTCATTTAAAGGCTTTTACAACTCCTGGCGGTCAATACAGAGTTTATCCAGACGATTTGGCAGACTTCATGAAAAAACGCAACATGCGTATTCCTAAAAAATTAGCGGAATCTTGTTCTTCTTTGATTTTTGAAAAACATTCAATTTTGGTGGTTGATGACGATTTGGGACTCAATACCGTCGTTACAAAATTCCTTAGCAATAAGTTTGAAGATGGAAATATAGAAGTTTTTCAGGCATTTGACGGTTTTGAAGCAGGTGTTTTGATGATGGAAAAACATCCCAAAATTTTAATTTTGGATCTTGATTTGCCAGGGGTCGACGGTTTTAGCCTGTGCAAGAGAATACATGGGGATGAAGCTTTTGCAAACACTGTGATTATAGTCATAACTGCCCTTGAAGATGGCGATATTGAAAATCGTGTAAAGGAGCAGGGCGTAAAATTTTTCTTTAAAAAACCGCTTAATCTGGCTCAGCTTGCACAGGTCATAGAACTTTAAAATCATAATTCTATAACCTGAGTTGCTTATAATCTGTTTTTATTATTTTGCGATATAGATGTAAGAAAGAGGCGCATTTTGCAAAAATACGGATTGTGGTGATTTTATAAACGAAAGACTTTCGAAAAGTAGAGAGCGAAGGTTCTCATTTTTTTCATATCGAAATCCTTTAAAATTCAACTCGTTGTTGTCAAAATCTTCTTTTATTTTATTTTTCGCTTGCTCAAAAGTACAAATTTCATCAATTAAATTGAGTTCTTTTGCCTGTTTTGCGGTGTAAATCCTTCCATCAGCAAGTTGTTGCACTTTTTTTATGTTCATTTTTCTCGACTCGCTTACAATTTGGGTGAACTGCTCGTATGCTTCGTCTGCAATAGACTGCATTATCTTAATTTGCTCATCAGTCGCTTTTTCGTTGTAGTTAAACATATTTTTGTTTTTTCCAGCATGTATCGTAAGCGATTTTATGCCAATTTTTTCAAGCAGTGCGGTTGCATCTATTGTGCTTGCACTTATTACACCGATTGAGCCTGTCAATGTGTTGCGATTTGCAAAAATCTTATCGCCTGCCAAGGCTATGTAATATCCGCCAGAAGCGGCAAGAGAGCCAAAATATGAATAGATTTTTTTTCCGGTATTTTTATAGTCTATAAGTTTAAGATATGCCTCATCAGATTGATAAACTGCACCACCTGGCGAATCTATAAAAAGCAGAATCCCTTTGTTTTTTTCGTCGTTTTTTAGCGATTCAATCTTATCTAAGAGCCACGCTTGATTGTATTGATTTCCTTTTTCTTGTATAACTCCATTGATGTAAATCACTGCTATGTAAGGCTTTAGTTTTTTATTAAAATTTACTATTTTTTTTGAAGTAAATCTTTCGCTTTGTAAAAGATTGTCGCTTTTTTTAGATACTAATTTGAATGTTCCCATTGTTATCGCGACAGCAACAATCAGTAGCAAAACTATGAGCCCTTTTTTCGTGTTTTTGTCTTTCATATATTTTCCTTTAGTTTCCTTACAAAGATGTGTTTATCTAAAATCTTCTGGAGAGAGAAGCCCTGCTCTTATTGCGTGAATTTTTAAATCCTTGTAGGCGTTTAAAAACGAAAGTTTTTTATATGGATGAACCCAAAGGACTAGAATTCCTCCAGTGCAAACCGAAAGAAAATCCCAAAGTATAAACGAAAGATACATTACAAATAAATCGCCTTTGAATCCTTTTGTCATAACTTTGCTTAAACGCATTGCCTTTGCAACACCGATTTTTGGATTTTCTGCGATTATAAAAAACATCTGCGAATACGAAAACGCTTTTACGAGTCCTGGAATAAAAAATAAAAGACTCCAAAGAAAAACCCACAAAGAATACCAAAGCATAGAAAGTGCACCTTTAAACCAGTACGAAAATCCTTGAAGCCATCGTGAAAGGGGAATTTTTCCTGCATCCTTAAAATATTCATTGTATAAGTGGCACAGCGCAAGGTTTAAAATTCCTAAAATACAAACCATTATGATAGAAAAAATTAAATCTGAACTATCGCTGTATGCTGAAAAATTCTTTTCCCAGAAAAAGTTCATTCCATTTGGAAAATCTTCTTCTATAAAGTCGACATTTTGCAAATAGGGATTTTTTCCTTCGGAAAAATTTTTAGAATAGGTTTCGGAACCGCTTATCAAGGCGAGAATTGCAATCGTTATTAAAGTTGCAATCGCAGGCACAAATCTTCTTCCTTTTAACTGACTTTTTGCCAGTTTTTTGTAAGCTCTTCTATTAAACATATTATTTTTTTAACTCCTCCAGCATTTGTGAATAATATCGTTTTTCAATTTTATCTTCTGGAATTTCGCATTTTGAAAGCAATTTTCTTAGCCTTGCCTGTGCTTGTTCCACTTGATGGGAATCGTTTGTTTCTGTTAGCACTTCTATTTCTATAAAATCTCCTAAACGTTCCACGTTACAAAGTTCTAACAAGATTCCGTCGAATTGCCAGCTCAAAACTGTTTTGTGTTTTGTAAGTGAAAGTGAAAATCCTGTGTCTTTTAAAAAAGATTCAAGCGGCTCTGCATCTGAAAGATAGGCTTCGTGTTCGTTGTTTACTTCGATTGCAACTCCAGTTTCGGAGTGCATTTCCTTTTGTTTGTAGGTAAAGATTACAGATTTTCCTGTGGAAACTTTTGGCGAATTTTCTAATTCTTTTGTGGAAAAAGGAATTTCTTTTCGTATACGAACTTTTATCGTTTTTCCGTTAATTAAATTTTCATAATAACTGTCATATTTTTCTACTGCTGCATAGAACGAAGCAAATTTTTCAAGATTTTTGATTGTCTTTTTTCTGTCTTGAACGTGTGCTTTTAATTCAATTTCATACATATTTAAAAAGATTTTAACATGACAAAAAGAAATTGTCAGTTAAGTGATTAGTTCACTTTTATCTTTTCAAAAACACCGCCTAAGCTTGTGTGCAAAACCAAGTCTGCATGGCTGTCGGCTGGAATTTGCGTTTTATTTATGATGACGAGATTTTTTCCTCTGAAAAAATTTATAAAACTTGCAGCAGGATATACGGCAAGAGAAGTACCTCCAATTATCAGTAAATCTGCCGCTCCTATTGCTTCTATCGCTTTTTCGACAACTTGATTATCGAGACCTTCTTCGTAGAGAACGACATCTGGTTTTACAAGTCCACCACATTTTGTGCATATAGGAAGAGAATTTTCATTCGTTGCGCTTTCTAAAATAAAATTTTCATCGTAAAAGGTTTTGCAGTTCATGCAAAAATTTCGCAAAGTGCTGCCGTGTAATTCGTAAACGGTTTTGCTTCCTGCTTTTTGATGAAGACCGTCAATGTTTTGCGTTACAATCGCTTTTAATTTTCCACGATTTTCGAGCATTGCAAGCTTTTTGTGCGTTATGTTTGGTTTTACTCCTTTTATAATCAGTTTTTCTCTGTAGAATCTGTAAAACTCTTTAGGGTTTTCATCAAAAAAAGTGCGGCTCAAAATTGTTTCTGGCGGATATTTCCATTTTTGGTTGTAAAGTCCATCGGTGCTTCTAAAGTCTGGAATTCCGCTTTCTGTGCTTACGCCGGCTCCTCCAAAAAATACGATATTTTGACTTTTATCTATAATTCCCTGTAAAACTGCAATTTTTTCTTCTAAGCAAGTGGTATTTGATTTTTTATTTTCTTCCATAAATGCAACCTCATATTTATTATAGCATTTAAAATTTTTAGCAACGTTAGATTTTTTTCACAGTTTTTTCATGGTATAGGTGAATAATTGCGTTATACTTTCCGATAATAAATTCGAGAATTTGGATATTTTTGTTTATTTGCATCTTTTAATAAGCCATTATATTCTGCATTGCAAATAAATTAAAAAGTTTAAAACAAGGAGCAAAAATGTTTAAAAAGGGATTAGTCATTTTAACTTCAATCATTTTGGGGACAACTGTTTTTGCGTTAGGGAAGCGAGATATAGACGAAAGAGAAGTTTCGCAGATAGACAGTTGGCAGGAAGAATTTGATATAAGTTCCAAAAAAGAAGGTAAGTACAATGTAATAACAGTTGTAGAGGACAAAGGTGGAAACACTACTATTGGAGGTCCTTTCAATATCTTTATAGACCCAGATTCCGATTATACAATTTCTGGAATAACAAACCCAATACAAAATATGCGAGTTCCTGGTAACTTGAATATCGTAGGAACTTGTATAGACGACGACGGCGTTCAAGAAGTTTGGTTGATTTTTGACGGTGGAGAACCTGTAAAAGCAAATGGCAAAGAATTTTGGTCTTATTATTTAGATACAACTCAACTTGCAGAAGGCTCTCATACAATAGAAGTTTACGGAGTTGACATAAACGGTCTTTCCTCTATTTCTAAGCCAAAAAAGAAAGCCTATGTTACTTGGAATTTGGACAGAAGACTTCCAGAAACAAAGGTCACGAATTTAGAACTTGGCACTTTGGTTTCTGGTAAAATTGAATTAAAAGGTGAAGTTTCTGACGGTAACGGAATAAAATCGCTCTACTATTCTTTAGACGGAAGAAAAACTTTTTCACAATTAAAACTTAAGGAAGATAAAAAAACAGGAATCTGCACTTTTGAACTTCCTCTTGATACAAGAAAAACTCAAGACGGTGCTGCTGTATGCTGGTTCAAATCGACCGATAAGATGGGTTCTGTCGGATATAATTCATTTTTATACTTTATAGATAACACAAAGCCAGATGTAAAAATTGTCTCGCCGGCAGAAAATGAAGTTGCAAACGGTCGGTTTGGAGTTACAGGTTTTGCAAAAGATAAAATCGGAATAAAAAAATTGACTTGGGCGTGTGCAGGGCAAACTGGAGAATTTGAACTTACACCAGGAAATCCATATTGGTATAAAGAAATAGATTCAACAGGATTTACAAAAAATATTGAATTTTCCGTTACAGCGTTAGATACCGCAGGAAACGAAGTTACTGTAAAAAAGGTTATTCCTTTAAATCAAGACGCAGACAAACCAACTGTTTCAATAGAATATCCTGCTGAAGGAGGAACTGTAGAAAGCGAAGCTGGAAACGTGTTTTTGCGAGGTATAGCATTTGATGATGATGCAGTCGCTTCTGTTGAATACAGTTTAGACGGAGGCGAAACTTCTGTTTTAGAAACAAATGGAGTTTTTTACGCTCTTCTTTCTGGGGATAAAGAGCTTTCCGCTGGTAAGCACACTGTAACTGTTACTGCAACGGATTTATATGGCGTAAAAGGCAAGCCTGCAACAGCGACTTTTATTTCAAGAGGGAACTCGCTTCAGTTTTCTGAACCAAAGATAGTATCATCTCAAGGTGAATTTTCTGTTTTTGCAGATGTGGAAATTCATCCAGAAGCAAACCCTAAATACGAAACAACAGTTTCTTGTGAGGCAGGAATTTCTTCTGTAGGGTATCAGATAAATTGGGGCTCAAATGGTTCAAAAACTGGAGAAGTAAATTTCAAAGCAGGGGAAAAATCTGTTCCTTTGAGCATCGCTCTTAGCGGTGACGATATCGCCTGGGGAACTGTAACTCTTACAATAAGTGCGACAGATATCTATAACAGAACTTCAATTCAAAAATCTGCTATAAAAATAAAAGATTTAACGGACATAACCGTTGAAAAACCAGAATTAGTATTCAGCGACAGCCGCATATCAGAAAATGGCGACATTTTAAACGACCTTGAATGCCCTGTAAGTGGATATTTTGTAGGCGGAAAGATAAAAAGCGCAACGTTAAATCCTTCAACACCATTTGCAACAATATCTTACGATGAGCACTCTGTAACTTTGCACGCAGTAGAATCTGCTGGAAGCTCTGCTCCTGTTAAAGTAAGGGTTGTTGCAGATAATGGAATCGTTTACGAAAGCAGACCTTTGGTTTTTCATTCTGACTTTCCATCCCCTGAAATTTCTGTAGAAAACGAAGAAGAAAATTTAGAGTTCACGATGAAGCCAGACGGCACTTATCTTCAGCCGCTTTTAAAAGTCCACGTTCGAGGAAAGGTTTCATCATTAACGCCTTTAACTTCTTTAACTTATAGGATTGGCTCTATCGCCGCAGAATGCGATTCAAAAAATCCAGAGACCTTTGTTACTTCGGATATTGTTTGGAGCGAAGTTGAAAATCTTCCTGCAAAGAATGGAGATTTTTCTTTTGAACTTGAACCTTCAACTCTTGTAAACGGAATCTCGTTGGTAGAAATTGT
This region includes:
- a CDS encoding ABC transporter permease, with protein sequence MKHNPFNLFAPRKVKPSENFRHAKRGWKRREPKFSFSKTVLFLCFLFLFLPLIVIIFYSFNASKDTTFTGFSFVWYQKLIFDSKPLWQSLFNSFIVAISSSVVATILGSLAALGVSWYKFTGKNYIQTISFLPMVLPEVIMGLSLLIFFSAIKMSLGLLTIFIAHTTFCLPFVYLMVSARVEDFDLSIIEASHDLGANEMQTLTKVIIPAIMPGIVSGFMMSVTMSLEDYVITFLVSGPGSTTLPLYVYSMIRFGVSPVINSLSFVLIITICILTFSLRRGLKGFAAAR
- a CDS encoding ABC transporter permease; this encodes MENNKESFLLKFVRKARDKAFKKSNPGPIYAWPMGLWFSLFFVIPLVIIVAYAFMKRDVYGSVIAQFSLKAFGQMFRPAYGIILLRTLWISAISTLVTILISLPCGYAMARSKHQTILLILVIIPFLTNSLIRIFAWITILGDNGLLNMILGFFFKLWNEVTGNPEAVFKPVKFMYTNGAVIILSIYMYLPYAILPIFTAVDRFDFSLLEAARDLGATKPQSMTKVLLPGIRSGIISALIFTFIPIFGSYTVPNIVGGKDSYMIGNVIVDQVQKIRNWPLASAFSMILTLLSMAGILWMLYSSKKDAALKKLSTKEDVTSTCGVK
- a CDS encoding ABC transporter ATP-binding protein, encoding MNGSQVTITNVSKQFGDFIALNNINFTIRQGEFFTLLGPSGCGKTTLLRIIAGFENPDEGAILFDETNVVGVPPNKRHSNTVFQSYALFPHMSVFENVAFSLRLKKTDNATVEKKVREYLSLVQLEEHMYKKPNQLSGGQRQRVAIARALINEPKVLLLDEPLSALDAKLRSNLLVELDRLHDKIGITFIFVTHDQTEALAVSDRIAVMNKGNVLQIGTPYEIYESPATQFVAQFIGETNLFESKVVNCESYKAKTGEEYMVTLNVPALGMQAQLSGDTQATKEEDKNILVTDYEHTDEGQAVAFTIRPEKIRITLNEPDVKGRKDINVFKGIVEEPVYTGFQSKFIVKLEKTGTIINVYKQHTNYLDDGPEIQWKDTVYISWSAEDGYIVEDIEK
- a CDS encoding branched-chain amino acid transporter permease, which translates into the protein MRLTLLQAVIATLASAVLMFLLRAFPFMLFSKRKPPKLLSFIEQYIPAMVIGVLIIYCLIDPKYMTFTASPWGIPAIAGVIFTVFLHLWKRNSMISIFGGTIIYMVLEYLI
- a CDS encoding AzlC family ABC transporter permease, with translation MLKKNSARRAVKLTLPIFFGYISIGIPFGLMVVNAGYPWWMSLFMGLTIFSGTGQYIGIGLMTAGASLPTFLITQFFVGIRHIVYGLSLLKKYKRTNVGNWKFFLIFSLTDETYALTTTCEVPEGEHPGEFYSLIAALNWSYWLLGGLIGALLGTVLPFSFAGVDFALNSLFIVLMIEQIKKSKDFFPSLCGIGTATLAIILSRLGILPAQQVLIVSLSLGIAVLLLVRGIFDKRRQ
- the rplM gene encoding 50S ribosomal protein L13, translating into MKTLFVKEYEQKRDWYVIDAAGKPLGRVAAKAASVVRGKNKSTFTPNQAMGDFVVIINADKVVVTGNKEEGKLYRHYTGYVGGLREYSFAKLLAKKPTEPLTRTIAGMLPNGRLGRKMMDSVKIYAGSDYPQKAQNPKPLEV
- the rpsI gene encoding 30S ribosomal protein S9, whose protein sequence is MVKNIAIGTGRRKTATARVFLRDGSGKIVVNGKDLADYFDTEDQIRIVHQPLLVTSNENKFDILINVTGGGLVGQAEACLHGLSRALLQVDPDAHTSLKANGFLTRDSRMVERKKYGQRGARRRFQFSKR
- a CDS encoding regulatory protein RecX, with amino-acid sequence MRLESVKQVASDVVEITADDRPVFFVREAFLQNLKIDDFAKGKEFFGEEEEEILQAALIFSAECKAEEYLARCEQCRFSLEKKLIQKNHSKSSVKTALDWLEAKGLLDDSRFCRSWLRSHVISKPQGRPRLVSELCSRGIKTFVARQAVDEFLEIAEEEKLCKRCFIKATAMGKKDEKLIKYMIDSGFSYKMVSRFIDIKEN
- a CDS encoding response regulator; the encoded protein is MKNNKPQVFSALEVANICGVVNQTAINWIKGGHLKAFTTPGGQYRVYPDDLADFMKKRNMRIPKKLAESCSSLIFEKHSILVVDDDLGLNTVVTKFLSNKFEDGNIEVFQAFDGFEAGVLMMEKHPKILILDLDLPGVDGFSLCKRIHGDEAFANTVIIVITALEDGDIENRVKEQGVKFFFKKPLNLAQLAQVIEL
- the sppA gene encoding signal peptide peptidase SppA, with translation MKDKNTKKGLIVLLLIVAVAITMGTFKLVSKKSDNLLQSERFTSKKIVNFNKKLKPYIAVIYINGVIQEKGNQYNQAWLLDKIESLKNDEKNKGILLFIDSPGGAVYQSDEAYLKLIDYKNTGKKIYSYFGSLAASGGYYIALAGDKIFANRNTLTGSIGVISASTIDATALLEKIGIKSLTIHAGKNKNMFNYNEKATDEQIKIMQSIADEAYEQFTQIVSESRKMNIKKVQQLADGRIYTAKQAKELNLIDEICTFEQAKNKIKEDFDNNELNFKGFRYEKNENLRSLLFESLSFIKSPQSVFLQNAPLSYIYIAK
- a CDS encoding DUF975 family protein; translated protein: MFNRRAYKKLAKSQLKGRRFVPAIATLITIAILALISGSETYSKNFSEGKNPYLQNVDFIEEDFPNGMNFFWEKNFSAYSDSSDLIFSIIMVCILGILNLALCHLYNEYFKDAGKIPLSRWLQGFSYWFKGALSMLWYSLWVFLWSLLFFIPGLVKAFSYSQMFFIIAENPKIGVAKAMRLSKVMTKGFKGDLFVMYLSFILWDFLSVCTGGILVLWVHPYKKLSFLNAYKDLKIHAIRAGLLSPEDFR